In the Candidatus Baltobacteraceae bacterium genome, AATTGGAGACCCGCCTGGATCGCGGCAGCGATGTCTACCGGACGAACTTCGAACGAATGGACGGCCTGGTGGCCGAGTTGCGCGATCGGCTGAGCGCGACCCGCGCCGGCGGCGGCGAAGCCGCCACGGCCAAGCACCGAAAGCGGGGCAAGCTCACGGCTCGCGAGCGCGTCGATCGGCTCGTCGATCCGGGGGCCGACTTTCTCGAATTTTCCGCGCTCGCCGCCAACGGCATGTACGACGACGGGTCACCCGCGGCGGGCGTGCTCACCGGCATCGGCGTCGTTGAAGGCCAGCTCTGCGTGATCGTTGCCAACGACGCCACGGTTAAGGGCGGCACCTACTATCCGATGACGGTCAAGAAACATCTGCGCGCGCAAGAGATCGCCGAGCAGAACCACCTGCCGTGCATCTATCTCGTCGATTCGGGCGGCGCGTTCTTGCCGCTGCAAGCCGAGGTCTTTCCCGATCGCGAGCACTTCGGACGCATCTTCTACAACCAAGCGCGCATGTCGGGTAAAAAGATTCCGCAGATCGCGGCGGTCATGGGTTCGTGCACCGCAGGCGGCGCGTACGTGCCCGCGATGTCCGACGAGACCGTGATCGTTAAGGGGACCGGCACGATCTTTCTCGGCGGTCCGCCGCTGGTCAAGGCGGCGACCGGCGAGATCGTCACCGCCGAAGAGTTGGGCGGCGCCGACGTGCACACGCGCATCTCGGGCGTGGCCGATCATTTCGCCAACGACGACCTGCACGCGCTCGCGATCGTGCGTTCGATCGTCTCGAACCTGCATCGCGAGAACCCGCTGCAGTGGGACGCGATCGAATCGCGCCCGCCCAAGTACGACCCGCGCGAGATCTACGGCATCATTCCGTCG is a window encoding:
- a CDS encoding carboxyl transferase domain-containing protein yields the protein MSELETRLDRGSDVYRTNFERMDGLVAELRDRLSATRAGGGEAATAKHRKRGKLTARERVDRLVDPGADFLEFSALAANGMYDDGSPAAGVLTGIGVVEGQLCVIVANDATVKGGTYYPMTVKKHLRAQEIAEQNHLPCIYLVDSGGAFLPLQAEVFPDREHFGRIFYNQARMSGKKIPQIAAVMGSCTAGGAYVPAMSDETVIVKGTGTIFLGGPPLVKAATGEIVTAEELGGADVHTRISGVADHFANDDLHALAIVRSIVSNLHRENPLQWDAIESRPPKYDPREIYGIIPSDARIGYDVREVIARIVDASEFHEFKARYGTTLVCGFARIEGHPIGIVANNGILFSESALKGAHFIELCVQRGTPLLFLQNITGFMIGKEYENGGIAKDGAKLVTAVACAEVPKFTVVIGGSFGAGNYGMCGRAYSPRQLWMWPNARISVMGGPQAASVLSTVKGEMSPEEKARFEAPILEKYDREGSPYYSTARMWDDGIIDPLDTRKVIALGLDAAAHAPLPNTAFGVFRM